In Actinomadura luteofluorescens, the sequence ACCAGGTCGAGGCCATGACGATGGCCGACCGGATGGCCGTGCTGCGCGACGGCGTCCTGGAGGACGTCGGCACCCCCGAGCAGATCTACGAGGACCCGGCGACCGTGTTCACCGCCGCGTTCCTCAGCTCCCCCCCGATCAACCTGCTGCAGGCCACCCTGTGGGCCGTCGAGGGCCAGGGGCTGATGTTCGACCTCGGGCCGCAGCGGCTCACCCTGCCCTGGGGCGACAAGCGGGCGTCCGCGCTGATCAGCCACCACGGCCTGCCCGTGATCGTGGGGATCCGCCCCGACACGGTGATCCCGATCGCCCCGGGCTCGCCCGCCCCGTCCGGGACCGTCCTGTCCGGCCAGGTCCGCGCCCTGGAGTTCCACGGGCACGAGTGGCTCGCCTACGCCGAGGCCGGCATCCCCACGGTGGACGCGAACGAGGTCGGGCGCCCCGAGCGGCCGCAGGTCCCCGCGGCGGCGCGGCCGGGGCTGCGCGACCGGGTGCGGGCGATGTTCGGGCGGCCGGCCGAGGAGGAGCCGGTCGAGGAGCACGCGGGCCACCACCGGCGGTCCGACCTCGTCTTCCGCATCGCGCCCGGCGGGCGGCCCGACCGGGGCGACCGCGTCGCGCTGGCGGTCGACATGGACCGGGTCCTGTTCTTCGGCGCGGACGGCCGGCGCATCACGCCCGTCCACCGCTAGCCGCGCAGCACCCCGGCGAGCCGGCGCATCCCCTCGTCGATCTCCGGCGGCGTCACGGCGCCGTACCCGAAGACCAGCCCCGCACCGGGCGGCCCGGTCACCGCGAACTCCGACAGCGCGAACAGCCCGACGCCCGCGCCGAGCGCCCTCGCGGTGACGGCGGCGTCGTCCGCGCCGTCCCGGAACACCGCGCTCAGGTGCAGCCCCGCCTCGGACGGGACGAGGTCGAGCCGGTCCCCCGGCAGCCCGGCGACCCGTTCGGCGACGCGCTCGTGTCGCGCCCGGTACTCGCGGCGCGACCTGCGGATGTGCCGGGCGAGCAGGCCCTCGTCGATGAACCGGGCGAGCGCGGCCTGCGCGGGCAGCTCGGCGTGCCAGGACGAGACGTAGCGCGCCATCCGGAACGCGTGGTGCAGCGACGGCGGCGCCACCAGGAACCCCAGCCGCAGCACCGGCCGCATGATCTTGGAGAAGGTGCCGGTGTACAGGACGCGGCCGTCCTCGTCGAGGCTCTGCAGCGGCTCGACGGGCCGCCCGCCGTACCGGTACTCGGTGTCGTAGTCGTCCTCGACGATCACCACGTCCCGCCGCCGCGCCCAGTCGAGCAGCGCCCTGCGGCGCGGCAGCGACATCGGCATGCCCAGCGGGAACTGGTGCGAGGGGGTGACGTAGACGGCCCGCGCCTCGCCGGGCAGCGCGTCCACCCGCAGCCCCTCGGCGTCGACCGGCACGCCGCGCACCCGCATCCCCGCCGCGGCGAGGAGCATCCGCACGGGCGGGTACCCGGGGTCCTCCACGGCGACCACGTCGCCCGGTTCGAGGAGGACCCTGACGATCAGGTCGAGGGCCTGCTGGACGCCGGAGGTGACGACGATGTCGGCGCCGCTCGCCCGCACCGACCGCGAGAGGCCCACGTGGCGGGCGACGGCCTCGCGCAGCGCGGGCAGCCCGGCCGGGTCGGCCGCCGAGGCGGGATCGGCCAGCCCCGACGGACGCAGCAGCCCCGACATGATCCGCCGCCAGGCCTCGTACGGGAACAGCCGCACGTCGGGCAGCCCGGCACGGAAGTCCCACCGGATTCCGGGCATCGGCGCAGGCCAGGCGGACACCCCCTCCCACACGGCCCGCGGCCGCAGCGGCGAGACGGCGGGCGCGCCACGCGCCGCGGACCCGGTCTCCCGGACGAACGTCCCCGCGCCCACCCGGCTCGTCAGGAACCCCTCGGCCGCGAGCCGGTCGTAGGCGACGCCGACGGTGTTGCGGGAGATCGCCAGGCGCCGCGCCAGCTCCCGCGTCGGCGGCAATGCCTCCCCCGCGCGCAGCCGGCCGTCCAGGATCGCGGCGCGCAGCTGGGCGTAGATCTGCCCGGCGAGGTCGCGCCGCCCCACCAGGCTCACGTGGAGGTCCACGGCGTCGACCCTAAATCGGCTCAGTCATTCTGCGCAATTTTGGACCTGTACCTGGGCCTCTGGGAGTCCCTAGCGTGGCCGCATGGACCCGCTGAACGAACTGCTCACGACCGATTTCCGGCCACTCGACCGGGAGGCGGCCGATCTCTACCTTTCCGTCGTCGCGCAGGTGAAGCCGGACGCGCTGCGCCTGCCGACGCCGTGCCCCGACTGGACGCTGCACGGCCTGCTGCGCCACCAGGTGAGCCAGGACGAGGGCTTCGCGGCCGCCGCCAGGGGCGAGGGCGCGCGGCTGTCCGCGTGGCGCGGCGGCGACCTCGGCGAGGACCCCCTCGCCGCGGCGCGGGCCTCGGCCGGACTCGTGACCGAGGCCTTCGCCGGGGCGGCCCTGGACGCCCGGTTCGACCTGCCCGAGATCCGCGACGGCGGGGCCTTCCCCGCCGCGCTGGCGATCAGCTTCCACTTCGTCGACCTGGTCGTGCACGCCTGGGACGTCGCCGCCGCGATCGGCACCGCCTGGGAGCCCGGCGCCGAACTCGTGGAGGCCTCCCTCAAGGTCGCCGCCATCGTTCCCGAGGAGGGCCGGGGCCCCGGCGACTCGTTCGCCCCGTCCGTCCCCTCCGCGGACGGCGCGGAGCCGCGGGACCACCTGCTGGCCCTCCTCGGCCGGGACCCCGCATGGCGCTCCTGAGGACCGCGTGGCGCGGCGGGCCCGTCCGGGCGACGGGCCCGGTCCTCGTCAGCGTCACCGATTTCACCTGCGCGCACGCGCTCGACCTGCCGAGGGCCTTCCGCGCGGGCATGGTGCTGCGCCGGTCGTGGCCGGACCTGGAGGGAGCCGTCGGCATGTGGCTGTGGACCGACCTCCGCCGCCGCAGGTGCGGCTCCGTCTCGGTGTGGACCGGCGAAGCCGCGCTGCGCGGCTTCGTGGCCTGGCCGCCGCACGTCGCCGTCATGCGCAGGTTCCGGCGGCGCGGGACGATCCGCGCCGACACCTGGTGGGCCGACGCGTTCGAGCCGGCCGAGACGTGGGCGCGCGCGGAGCGCGTTCTCGCTCAGGCCGGGGCGGGAGCGGCCTCGCAGGTCACCGACACCTCCCGGTAGAAGCCGATCTTCACCTTGATCTGCCGCTGCTGCGCGCGCAGGGTGGCGATCTGCTCCTCGACCCTGCGGTCGTGCTCCTGCAGCAGGTCGAGCCGTTCCTGGACGGTCTCGCCGCCGCCGCGGGCCAGCTCGGAGTAGCGCAGCATCTCGGCTATCGGCATCCCCGTGCCGCGCAGGCAGCGCAGCATCCCGAGCCACTGCAGGTCGTCGTCGGAGAACACGCGCCGTCCCGACGCGTTCCGCGCGATCCCGGACAGCAGCCCGATCTTCTCGTAGTAGCGCAGCGTGTCGATGCTGAAACCGCTCTTCTCGGCGGTCTCGGCGGGAGAGTAGGAGCTCACGCACTCCAGGATCGCACCTGGAGTGCACTCCAGGTCAATGTCCGGCCGGAGCGGCGGCTTGACCTGGAGCGCGCTCCAGGTCGCAGAGTGGGAAGGAGAGAAGCACACCACGAAGCACGCGAAGGACTGCCATGCGCATTGGACTCCAGGTTCCGAGCTTCACCTTTCCCGGAGGGCCGGAGCAGATCGGCCCCGCGTTCGCCCGCGTCGCCCGCGAGGCCGACCAGGGCGGGCTGCACTCGCTGTGGGTGATGGACCACTTCTTCCAGATCGGCATGGTCGGCCCGCCGCAGGACCCCATGCTGGAGGGCTACTCGGCGCTCGCGTACGCCGCGGCGCTGACGGAGCGGATCACCCTCGGGACGATGGTCACCGGCGTCACCTACCGGCACCCCGGCGTCCTGGTCAAGACGGTGACCACGCTGGACGTCCTGTCGGGCGGGCGCGCGTGGCTCGGCATCGGCGCGGCCTGGAACGACGAGGAGTCGCGCGGCCTCGGCGTCCCGTTCCCGCCGACCGCGGAACGGTTCGAGCGGCTGGAGGAGACGCTGCGGATCGCCCACCGGATGTGGGAGGGCGACGAGACGCCGTTCGAGGGCGACCACTACACGCTGGAGCGCCCGCTCAACTCGCCGCCCGCGCTGCGGCGCCCCCACCCGCCGATCCTCGTCGGCGGGGGCGGGGAGAAGAAGACGCTGCGGTTCGTGGCGAAGTACGCCGACGCCTGCAACCTCTTCGACGGCGACGAGCTGCCCCGCAAGCTGGAGGTCCTGAAGGAGCACTGCGAGCGCGAGGGCCGCGACTACGCCGAGATCGAGAAGACGTCGCTGACCTTCTTCACCGGCACGCCCTCGGTCGGCGCCGCCGTCGACACCGTCGGACGGCTCGCCGAGCGCGGCATCGACCAGGTGATCTTCTCGCAGGGCACCGGCCAGGACCTCGCCGGCCTCCTCACCGAGGCGCAGGCCCAGACCGAGAAGATCGTCCCGGCGGGCCGGTGAGCCCCCTCCCGCGCGCCGCGGCGCGGCGCGCGGGGGCTCGGCTCAGACCCCGCGCAGGGACGAGAGCTTCTCCGGGTTGAGGACCCGGCGGAGGGCGGTGACCCGGCCGCCCTCGACCTCCACGGTGTCGACCGCGACCCGCCGGCCGTCCCGCAGCACCAGCAGCTCGCGCCGGCCGTTGACCTCCGCGTACTCCAGCCGCAGCGTCTTGCGGGCGCCGACGCG encodes:
- a CDS encoding ABC transporter ATP-binding protein, which encodes MTDVVLDGVDKVYPGGQVAVRDVRLRINDGELFVLLGPSGCGKSTILRMIAGLEEITGGDLWLNGTVANDLPPRDRNVAMVFQEGALYPHRTVKGNMMFPLEVSGDDRAEASAKVIELARALGINTMIDRLPRTLSGGQRQRAAIGRALIREPSLFLMDEPLSSLDAGLRTELRVEIAALVRSSRTTTVYVTHDQVEAMTMADRMAVLRDGVLEDVGTPEQIYEDPATVFTAAFLSSPPINLLQATLWAVEGQGLMFDLGPQRLTLPWGDKRASALISHHGLPVIVGIRPDTVIPIAPGSPAPSGTVLSGQVRALEFHGHEWLAYAEAGIPTVDANEVGRPERPQVPAAARPGLRDRVRAMFGRPAEEEPVEEHAGHHRRSDLVFRIAPGGRPDRGDRVALAVDMDRVLFFGADGRRITPVHR
- the pdxR gene encoding MocR-like pyridoxine biosynthesis transcription factor PdxR — its product is MDLHVSLVGRRDLAGQIYAQLRAAILDGRLRAGEALPPTRELARRLAISRNTVGVAYDRLAAEGFLTSRVGAGTFVRETGSAARGAPAVSPLRPRAVWEGVSAWPAPMPGIRWDFRAGLPDVRLFPYEAWRRIMSGLLRPSGLADPASAADPAGLPALREAVARHVGLSRSVRASGADIVVTSGVQQALDLIVRVLLEPGDVVAVEDPGYPPVRMLLAAAGMRVRGVPVDAEGLRVDALPGEARAVYVTPSHQFPLGMPMSLPRRRALLDWARRRDVVIVEDDYDTEYRYGGRPVEPLQSLDEDGRVLYTGTFSKIMRPVLRLGFLVAPPSLHHAFRMARYVSSWHAELPAQAALARFIDEGLLARHIRRSRREYRARHERVAERVAGLPGDRLDLVPSEAGLHLSAVFRDGADDAAVTARALGAGVGLFALSEFAVTGPPGAGLVFGYGAVTPPEIDEGMRRLAGVLRG
- a CDS encoding TIGR03086 family metal-binding protein, giving the protein MDPLNELLTTDFRPLDREAADLYLSVVAQVKPDALRLPTPCPDWTLHGLLRHQVSQDEGFAAAARGEGARLSAWRGGDLGEDPLAAARASAGLVTEAFAGAALDARFDLPEIRDGGAFPAALAISFHFVDLVVHAWDVAAAIGTAWEPGAELVEASLKVAAIVPEEGRGPGDSFAPSVPSADGAEPRDHLLALLGRDPAWRS
- a CDS encoding MerR family transcriptional regulator, whose product is MSSYSPAETAEKSGFSIDTLRYYEKIGLLSGIARNASGRRVFSDDDLQWLGMLRCLRGTGMPIAEMLRYSELARGGGETVQERLDLLQEHDRRVEEQIATLRAQQRQIKVKIGFYREVSVTCEAAPAPA
- a CDS encoding LLM class F420-dependent oxidoreductase, which codes for MRIGLQVPSFTFPGGPEQIGPAFARVAREADQGGLHSLWVMDHFFQIGMVGPPQDPMLEGYSALAYAAALTERITLGTMVTGVTYRHPGVLVKTVTTLDVLSGGRAWLGIGAAWNDEESRGLGVPFPPTAERFERLEETLRIAHRMWEGDETPFEGDHYTLERPLNSPPALRRPHPPILVGGGGEKKTLRFVAKYADACNLFDGDELPRKLEVLKEHCEREGRDYAEIEKTSLTFFTGTPSVGAAVDTVGRLAERGIDQVIFSQGTGQDLAGLLTEAQAQTEKIVPAGR